One window from the genome of Sphingomicrobium arenosum encodes:
- the nrdR gene encoding transcriptional regulator NrdR, whose protein sequence is MRCPFCTHEQSQVKDSRPSEDGAAIRRRRQCEGCGARFTTFERVQLRDLTVVKKDGKREPFEQPKLQASIRHACRKRNISEGQIERLAHSIQRQLETKGDEVQADMIGEAVMDGLKALDSVAYIRFASVYRDFKEAGDFADFAESVDDPDE, encoded by the coding sequence TTGCGCTGCCCTTTTTGCACCCATGAACAGAGCCAGGTGAAGGACAGCCGCCCGTCCGAAGACGGCGCGGCCATTCGTCGGCGTCGCCAGTGCGAAGGCTGCGGCGCGCGTTTCACCACCTTCGAGCGCGTCCAACTGCGCGACCTCACGGTGGTCAAGAAGGACGGCAAGCGCGAACCCTTCGAACAGCCAAAGCTGCAGGCCTCGATCCGCCATGCCTGTCGCAAGCGCAATATCTCCGAAGGCCAGATCGAACGGCTCGCCCATTCGATCCAGCGCCAGCTGGAGACCAAAGGTGACGAGGTCCAGGCCGACATGATCGGCGAGGCGGTGATGGACGGTCTGAAAGCGCTCGACAGCGTCGCCTACATCCGCTTCGCCAGCGTCTATCGCGACTTCAAGGAAGCGGGCGATTTCGCCGATTTTGCCGAAAGCGTGGATGATCCCGATGAGTGA
- a CDS encoding RNA methyltransferase, producing MSDNKPVIVLVNPQLGQNIGKAARAMLNFGLTEMRLVAPRDGWPNPEAGPAASGADMVLDQAKVYDSTAEALADCSLVYASTVRRRDLVMPVVAPEEMAREIHANEGRTAILFGPERSGLEGSDVQLATKIVTVPINPEFGSLNLAQAVILLAYEWSRGAGEDLVQPTMKDAEPRAPMGELNALIDHLDGALDKAGYFFPPERAEATRTTIRTLLTKPGWSSREISAMFGIVKTLAAPYDRSSKER from the coding sequence ATGAGTGACAACAAGCCGGTCATCGTCCTCGTCAATCCGCAGCTGGGGCAGAATATCGGCAAGGCGGCACGCGCCATGCTCAACTTCGGCCTCACCGAAATGCGCCTCGTCGCCCCCCGCGACGGTTGGCCCAATCCCGAAGCCGGCCCCGCCGCCTCGGGCGCCGACATGGTGCTCGACCAGGCCAAGGTCTATGACAGCACCGCCGAGGCGCTCGCCGATTGCAGCCTCGTCTACGCCTCCACCGTGCGCCGCCGCGACCTTGTCATGCCCGTCGTCGCGCCCGAGGAAATGGCGCGCGAAATCCACGCCAACGAGGGGCGCACCGCCATCCTCTTCGGCCCCGAGCGCTCAGGGCTCGAGGGCAGCGACGTGCAGCTCGCCACCAAGATCGTCACCGTGCCGATCAATCCCGAATTCGGTAGCCTCAACCTGGCGCAGGCGGTCATCCTCCTGGCCTATGAATGGTCGCGCGGGGCGGGCGAGGATCTTGTCCAGCCGACCATGAAGGACGCCGAGCCGCGTGCGCCGATGGGCGAACTCAACGCGCTCATCGACCATCTCGACGGCGCGCTCGACAAGGCCGGCTACTTCTTCCCGCCCGAACGCGCCGAGGCGACCCGCACGACCATCCGCACCCTGCTCACCAAGCCCGGTTGGTCGAGCCGCGAGATCAGCGCGATGTTCGGCATCGTCAAGACGCTCGCCGCACCCTACGACCGTTCGTCGAAAGAACGCTGA
- a CDS encoding chorismate mutase, which produces MTDILDPQDCQTMTEVRAGVDAVDRALVALLARRFGYMDAAARIKPTRDAVRDEARKADVKQKADAEARRLGVDPELVDRLYEDLVETSIAHEMVRWDGLRGDA; this is translated from the coding sequence ATGACCGACATTCTCGACCCCCAGGATTGCCAGACGATGACCGAGGTGCGCGCCGGCGTCGACGCCGTGGATCGTGCGCTCGTGGCGCTGCTTGCAAGGCGCTTCGGCTATATGGACGCGGCCGCGCGCATCAAGCCGACGCGCGATGCGGTGCGCGACGAGGCGCGCAAGGCCGACGTCAAGCAAAAGGCCGACGCCGAGGCCCGCAGGCTCGGCGTCGACCCTGAGCTGGTCGACCGTCTCTACGAAGATCTCGTCGAAACCTCGATCGCGCACGAAATGGTGCGCTGGGACGGGCTTCGCGGCGACGCCTAG
- the rpsD gene encoding 30S ribosomal protein S4 gives MSKRTSAKYKLDRRMGENVFGRPKSPVNRREYGPGQHGQRRKGKMSDYGLQLRAKQKLKGYYGDVTEKQFKRTFQDASRMKGDASQNLIGLLERRLDMIVYRAKFAPTIWAARQLVSHGHIRVNGVKCNIASRRCDVGDEISLGSKAKEMALVLEAQGLAERDIPDYVSVDSDHQVTFTRVPQLDEVPYPVRMEPNLVVEFYSR, from the coding sequence ATGTCGAAGCGCACCAGCGCCAAGTATAAACTCGACCGCCGCATGGGCGAAAACGTCTTCGGTCGTCCGAAGAGCCCGGTCAACCGCCGCGAATATGGCCCCGGCCAGCACGGCCAGCGCCGTAAGGGCAAGATGTCGGACTACGGTCTGCAGCTTCGCGCTAAGCAGAAGCTCAAGGGCTATTACGGCGACGTCACCGAAAAGCAGTTCAAGCGCACCTTCCAGGACGCCAGCCGCATGAAGGGCGACGCCTCGCAGAACCTCATCGGCCTGCTCGAGCGCCGTCTCGACATGATCGTCTATCGCGCCAAGTTCGCGCCGACCATCTGGGCCGCGCGCCAGCTCGTGAGCCACGGTCACATCCGCGTCAATGGCGTGAAGTGCAACATCGCCTCGCGTCGCTGCGACGTCGGCGACGAGATCTCGCTCGGTTCGAAGGCCAAGGAAATGGCCCTCGTCCTCGAAGCGCAGGGTCTCGCCGAGCGCGACATCCCCGACTATGTGTCGGTCGACAGCGATCACCAGGTGACCTTCACCCGCGTGCCGCAGCTGGACGAGGTGCCCTACCCCGTCCGCATGGAACCGAACCTGGTCGTCGAATTCTACTCGCGCTAA
- a CDS encoding alpha/beta hydrolase family protein — protein MAAVPATAQTLEQDARNFGSRQTYFAPDISPSGNQVVFLASGAGSSTVAQVFDMRTGEMANVIAADGKENSLRSCTFASEQTLICRVNGVSKTDSGVRFDWSRLMAVSVDGSRETKLLGQDASFYDTRLRQDDGSIVDYLPGKDAVLMARDYVAENRGTGTRMGRKQDGLAVEEISLGDMDADMIFQPDDRVSRYYSDGRGEVRVRQIRLSDGGNYLGRNLFEYRPLGSNKWEKLTEMRFSPNGGHEGFLPLTVEAQSNSVLGLQVRDGREALYRMALDGSGKVELVATHPSVDITGPVRLGRGLPVIGYHYADEYGHTTYFDPTYEQLAANLARALPEGTQITYRGASADGQKLLLSAGSDSIVEQLFVLDQATRQMEPLVHMRPQFEGRTLASVEPVTFTARDGARIPAYVTMPNAAAGPVGAVVLPHGGPSARDYWGFDWLAQFIAARGYAVIQPNYRGSAGYGESFLNGNGFQGWQTAINDIEDAGRYLIDEGIADADRMAIVGWSYGGYAALLGAAEAPDLYKAAVAIAPVTDLRQLVEESQDYSNHEMVERMVGSGPHLNDGSPRRRVDEINVPVLLVHGDQDTNVDIAHSTRMERALEGAGKQVQFLRYGELDHQLDDSQARVEMLTAMGELLDRTIGN, from the coding sequence ATGGCGGCTGTGCCCGCCACCGCACAAACGCTCGAACAGGATGCGCGCAACTTCGGGTCGCGCCAGACCTACTTCGCGCCTGACATCTCGCCCTCGGGCAATCAGGTGGTGTTTCTCGCCTCGGGCGCAGGCAGCTCGACCGTGGCGCAGGTATTCGACATGCGCACGGGCGAGATGGCGAATGTCATCGCCGCCGACGGCAAGGAAAACAGCCTGCGCAGCTGTACCTTCGCCAGCGAACAGACGCTGATCTGCAGGGTGAATGGGGTCAGCAAGACCGATTCCGGTGTGCGCTTCGACTGGAGCCGACTCATGGCGGTCAGCGTCGATGGATCGCGCGAGACCAAGCTGCTCGGGCAGGACGCCAGCTTCTACGACACCCGGCTGCGGCAGGACGACGGTTCGATCGTCGATTATCTCCCGGGCAAGGACGCGGTGCTGATGGCGCGCGATTATGTCGCGGAGAACCGCGGCACGGGGACCCGCATGGGACGCAAGCAAGACGGCCTTGCGGTGGAAGAGATTTCGCTGGGCGACATGGACGCCGACATGATTTTCCAGCCCGACGACCGGGTCTCGCGCTATTATTCGGACGGACGGGGCGAGGTGCGCGTGCGCCAGATCCGCCTGAGCGACGGCGGCAATTATCTCGGCCGGAACCTGTTCGAATATCGCCCGCTCGGATCGAACAAATGGGAAAAGCTCACCGAAATGCGCTTCAGTCCCAATGGTGGGCATGAGGGCTTCCTGCCCCTCACGGTCGAGGCACAGAGCAACAGTGTCCTCGGATTGCAGGTGCGCGACGGCCGCGAGGCGCTCTATCGCATGGCCCTAGACGGCAGCGGCAAGGTCGAACTCGTCGCCACCCATCCCAGCGTGGATATCACGGGCCCCGTTCGCCTCGGCCGCGGTCTCCCGGTGATCGGCTATCATTATGCCGACGAATATGGTCACACGACCTATTTCGATCCGACCTATGAGCAACTGGCGGCCAATCTGGCGCGCGCGCTGCCCGAAGGGACGCAGATCACCTATCGCGGAGCCAGTGCCGACGGGCAGAAGCTGCTCCTGTCGGCCGGCTCGGATTCGATTGTCGAACAGCTCTTCGTGCTCGACCAGGCGACCCGTCAGATGGAGCCGCTCGTCCACATGCGTCCGCAATTCGAAGGCCGCACGCTGGCGAGCGTCGAGCCGGTCACCTTCACCGCGCGCGACGGTGCCCGCATTCCCGCTTACGTCACCATGCCCAACGCGGCCGCGGGGCCGGTCGGCGCGGTGGTGCTGCCGCATGGCGGGCCGAGCGCGCGCGATTATTGGGGCTTCGACTGGCTCGCCCAGTTCATCGCGGCGCGTGGCTATGCCGTCATCCAGCCCAATTACCGCGGGTCGGCGGGCTATGGCGAGAGCTTCCTCAACGGCAATGGTTTCCAGGGTTGGCAAACCGCGATCAACGACATCGAGGATGCCGGGCGCTATCTGATCGATGAAGGGATCGCCGATGCCGATCGCATGGCGATCGTCGGCTGGTCCTATGGTGGCTATGCCGCGCTGCTTGGCGCTGCCGAGGCACCCGACCTCTACAAGGCTGCGGTGGCGATTGCGCCGGTCACCGATCTTCGCCAGCTGGTTGAGGAATCGCAGGACTATTCCAATCACGAGATGGTCGAACGGATGGTCGGTTCGGGGCCGCATCTCAATGACGGTTCGCCGCGTCGCCGGGTCGACGAGATCAACGTCCCGGTCCTGCTGGTGCATGGCGACCAGGATACCAACGTCGATATTGCCCATAGCACGCGAATGGAACGCGCCCTCGAGGGCGCGGGCAAGCAGGTCCAGTTCCTGCGCTATGGCGAGCTCGATCACCAGCTCGACGACAGCCAGGCGCGTGTCGAGATGCTGACCGCGATGGGCGAGTTGCTCGACCGCACCATCGGCAATTAG
- a CDS encoding agmatine deiminase family protein translates to MTTPPLPEWAPHDAMWIGFPSHADLWEDDLAPAQAEVAALAAALHAGGEGEEIRLVAANEEAAAEARRLCPFATVIVEPFGDIWLRDTGPIVTGSGQARAAQGFGFNGWGGKYELEGDDTIGERLAGTAALPYAKADWILEGGAIDGDGTGTFLTTEECLLNGNRNPDLSREDIEARLARDLGATRIVWLGKGLKNDHTDGHVDNLARFVGAGRVAIPEPAGEDDPNEEAYAEAAAALLEADLEVTAIPSPGAVIRPDPETGEERLVPASYMNFLIGNAAVVVPLYGSENDLAAIEAIAGLFPDHRVTGIRADHILTGGGSFHCISQQVPR, encoded by the coding sequence ATGACCACGCCACCCCTGCCCGAATGGGCACCGCACGATGCCATGTGGATCGGTTTTCCGAGCCATGCCGACCTCTGGGAAGACGATCTCGCGCCCGCGCAGGCAGAGGTCGCCGCGCTCGCCGCCGCGCTCCATGCCGGGGGCGAGGGCGAGGAAATCCGGCTCGTCGCCGCCAATGAGGAGGCCGCCGCCGAGGCGCGCCGCCTCTGCCCGTTCGCCACCGTGATCGTCGAACCCTTCGGCGACATCTGGCTGCGCGACACCGGCCCCATCGTCACCGGCTCCGGGCAGGCGCGCGCCGCGCAGGGCTTCGGCTTCAACGGCTGGGGCGGCAAATATGAGCTCGAGGGCGACGACACGATCGGCGAGCGCCTCGCCGGCACCGCCGCCCTGCCCTATGCCAAGGCGGACTGGATCCTCGAGGGGGGCGCGATCGACGGCGATGGCACCGGCACCTTCCTCACCACCGAGGAATGCCTCCTCAACGGCAATCGCAATCCCGACCTCAGCCGCGAGGACATCGAGGCGCGGCTCGCGCGCGATCTCGGCGCCACCCGCATCGTCTGGCTCGGCAAGGGGCTGAAGAACGACCATACCGACGGCCATGTCGACAATCTCGCGCGCTTCGTCGGCGCGGGCCGCGTCGCCATTCCCGAACCCGCGGGCGAGGACGATCCCAACGAGGAGGCCTATGCCGAGGCGGCCGCCGCGCTGCTCGAGGCCGATCTCGAGGTCACCGCCATCCCCTCCCCCGGCGCGGTCATCCGCCCCGACCCCGAGACCGGCGAGGAGCGCCTCGTCCCGGCGAGCTACATGAACTTCCTCATCGGCAATGCTGCCGTCGTCGTCCCGCTTTACGGCAGCGAGAATGACCTTGCCGCAATCGAGGCGATCGCCGGGCTCTTCCCCGACCACCGCGTCACCGGCATCCGCGCCGACCACATCCTCACGGGTGGCGGCTCCTTCCACTGCATTTCGCAACAGGTGCCGCGATGA
- the aguB gene encoding N-carbamoylputrescine amidase — protein sequence MSDKITISALQLALGGGVDENIANVSELVREAAGKGAQVVLPPELFEGPYFCREEDETLFATAKPTAKHPSVLAMQKLADELGIWIPTSFFEADGHHHYNSLAWIAPGGKVAGVYRKSHIPDGPGYEEKFYFRPGNTGFKVWDGPEERVMGVGICWDQWYPETARAMMLMGAEMLFYPTAIGSEPHDPDLDTSRMWRRAMIGHAVSNVVPVVAANRIGSECGQNFYGHSFICDERGDLVAEFGAHETGVLTASFDIAQIRQHRAAFGFFRDRRPELYGRLAQDV from the coding sequence ATGAGCGACAAGATCACCATTTCCGCCCTCCAGCTCGCCCTCGGTGGCGGCGTGGACGAGAATATCGCCAATGTCTCCGAACTGGTGCGCGAGGCTGCGGGCAAGGGCGCGCAGGTCGTCCTGCCGCCCGAACTGTTCGAAGGCCCCTATTTCTGCCGCGAGGAGGACGAGACCCTCTTCGCCACCGCCAAGCCGACCGCCAAGCACCCTAGCGTGCTCGCGATGCAGAAGCTCGCCGACGAGCTCGGCATCTGGATCCCGACCAGCTTCTTCGAAGCCGACGGGCATCACCATTATAATTCGCTCGCCTGGATCGCGCCGGGCGGGAAAGTCGCGGGTGTCTATCGCAAGAGCCACATCCCCGATGGGCCGGGCTATGAGGAGAAGTTCTACTTCCGCCCCGGCAACACCGGTTTCAAGGTGTGGGACGGCCCCGAAGAGCGCGTCATGGGCGTCGGCATCTGCTGGGACCAATGGTATCCCGAGACCGCGCGCGCGATGATGCTGATGGGCGCCGAGATGCTCTTCTACCCCACCGCGATCGGCAGCGAACCGCACGACCCCGACCTCGACACCAGCCGGATGTGGCGCCGCGCCATGATCGGCCATGCCGTGTCGAACGTCGTCCCCGTCGTCGCCGCCAACCGCATCGGCTCGGAATGCGGCCAGAATTTCTACGGCCACAGCTTCATCTGCGACGAGCGCGGCGACCTCGTCGCCGAATTCGGCGCGCATGAAACCGGCGTCCTCACCGCCAGCTTCGACATCGCCCAGATCCGCCAGCACCGCGCCGCCTTCGGCTTCTTCCGCGACCGCCGCCCCGAGCTTTACGGGCGCTTGGCGCAGGACGTTTAG
- a CDS encoding GNAT family N-acetyltransferase, translating into MHKTSPADLSPLPEAEAPRDCPLCPRLVDLRMELRGEHPDWYNAPVPAFGDREAGVAIIGLAPGKHGANRTGRPFTGDYAGDLLFDVLMRTGLSVGDYDSRIDDGVELKGAIILNAVKCLPPENKPTGAEIQHCRPFLEEMLTRLPKVHTLFALGKIAHDASCRALGMTLNQHKFGHGNVHHAPGGLRLVDSYHCSRYNQNTGRLSDEMFLMAMRKAVSPGLKGDAAHELRTERLVLRRARKEDAEALHELFTDEETMESWSTTVHDTMFETEEWLRAMIEAAGPHSDDFIVEKDGELIGKCGLWDVPEIGMMIRRDHWGQGYATEALAAYRDYIRGRGLPYMFADVDPENIGSLRALEKVGFTRSGFKEKAMKHGDRWVDSVYLRIDL; encoded by the coding sequence ATGCACAAGACCAGCCCCGCCGACCTGTCGCCCTTGCCCGAGGCCGAAGCGCCGCGAGATTGCCCTTTGTGCCCGCGCCTCGTCGACCTGAGGATGGAGCTGCGCGGCGAACATCCCGACTGGTACAATGCGCCCGTGCCCGCCTTTGGCGACCGCGAGGCCGGGGTGGCGATCATCGGCCTGGCGCCGGGCAAGCATGGCGCCAATCGCACGGGCCGCCCCTTCACCGGCGATTATGCGGGCGACCTGTTGTTCGACGTGCTGATGCGCACCGGCCTGTCGGTCGGCGACTATGACAGCCGCATCGACGACGGGGTCGAATTGAAGGGCGCGATCATCCTCAATGCGGTCAAATGCCTGCCGCCCGAGAACAAGCCGACGGGAGCGGAAATACAGCATTGCCGGCCGTTTCTCGAGGAAATGCTGACGAGATTGCCGAAGGTGCATACGCTGTTCGCGCTGGGCAAGATTGCGCACGATGCGAGCTGCCGGGCGCTGGGGATGACCCTCAACCAGCATAAGTTCGGCCATGGCAACGTCCATCATGCGCCGGGTGGGCTGCGGCTGGTCGATAGCTATCACTGCAGCCGTTACAATCAGAATACGGGGCGTTTGTCGGACGAGATGTTCCTCATGGCGATGCGCAAGGCGGTGTCGCCGGGGCTGAAGGGCGACGCGGCGCACGAACTGCGCACCGAGCGGCTCGTCCTCCGGCGGGCGCGCAAGGAGGATGCCGAGGCACTCCACGAGCTGTTCACCGACGAGGAGACCATGGAGAGCTGGTCGACCACGGTGCATGACACGATGTTCGAGACCGAGGAGTGGCTGCGCGCCATGATCGAGGCGGCAGGGCCCCATTCGGACGATTTCATCGTCGAAAAGGACGGCGAACTGATTGGCAAATGCGGGCTGTGGGACGTCCCCGAAATCGGCATGATGATCCGCCGCGACCATTGGGGGCAGGGCTATGCAACCGAGGCGCTGGCCGCTTATCGCGATTACATCCGGGGGCGAGGGCTGCCCTATATGTTCGCCGACGTCGATCCCGAGAATATCGGGTCGCTACGCGCGCTCGAAAAGGTCGGCTTCACCCGTTCGGGCTTTAAGGAAAAGGCGATGAAGCACGGCGACCGCTGGGTCGACAGCGTGTATCTGCGGATCGACCTCTAA
- the folK gene encoding 2-amino-4-hydroxy-6-hydroxymethyldihydropteridine diphosphokinase, translating into MDKNLYGIGIGSNRPHTTHGRPQAVVEAAIARLARDFDLFDASPILLNPAFGGAGRDFANAAALVESELEPEAMLAALKFIEHEYGRRPGKAWGPRVLDLDILAWDGGDYDSRTLTIPHAALANRESALFPLAQIAPDWRVADGLALRHLAARLRARRPKN; encoded by the coding sequence ATGGACAAGAATCTTTACGGCATCGGCATCGGCTCCAACCGCCCGCACACGACGCATGGGCGCCCGCAGGCGGTGGTCGAGGCGGCGATCGCTCGCCTCGCGCGCGACTTCGACCTGTTCGACGCCTCCCCCATTCTCCTCAATCCGGCCTTCGGCGGCGCGGGCCGCGACTTCGCCAATGCCGCCGCGCTTGTCGAGAGCGAGCTCGAACCCGAGGCGATGCTCGCGGCACTGAAGTTCATCGAGCATGAATATGGCCGCCGCCCCGGCAAGGCCTGGGGGCCGCGCGTCCTCGACCTCGACATCCTCGCCTGGGACGGCGGCGACTATGACAGCCGTACGCTCACCATTCCCCACGCGGCGCTGGCGAACCGAGAGAGCGCGCTCTTCCCGCTCGCCCAGATCGCGCCCGACTGGCGCGTCGCGGACGGGCTCGCGCTCCGCCACCTCGCCGCCCGCCTGCGCGCGCGCCGCCCGAAAAACTGA
- a CDS encoding glycosyltransferase family 39 protein, with protein sequence MAAAALPRIEQGVSGRGAESRLFTLMFALLLASLPLIALVSPIDHDETQYLAAAELFAAGLTPFRDFLYLQTPYQIYLFGPLFHFSDHGLMAARFVSGLMGAGVIALVFAALRESGVARREAMMAAGAIWFCHAFLFGVTVVRNDALPALLLALAFFLAMGALRPDRVHRRYRWLGAGLALGAATGTKISYLAMAGAFVGFPVIAVLLGAMGARRALATMLVTGAGVTLALVPLLWIREGAAAAFDYGNFGYHAEAPFLWYGANGRELKLTLGMKLLDGFVTLARGPALAALILYAVIRIRSLRLREKQAPALLLVDLAILAGLVATLAPTPIHRQYAIPLLPPLFLGLGLVWRRQRDLWPSARWPRRLLVAGLAVGLIQPLYNLSAPLFEKPTPTLVRAEGQLLADLVAAEGIEGEIATLSPEIVVGSGLALDPVFATGPFAYRTADMIAVEEREALGLLSPSTVKAHLARTRPAAIVTGYEARHTIDRIGLEAPIEAFAREAGYRRVESGVGGAVFWLRSRAVSTVALNSAAAPRARHEAS encoded by the coding sequence ATGGCTGCTGCGGCCCTGCCGCGCATCGAGCAAGGCGTGTCGGGACGCGGCGCGGAATCGCGCCTGTTCACCCTGATGTTCGCGTTGCTGCTCGCCAGCCTGCCGCTCATCGCGCTGGTGAGTCCGATCGACCATGACGAGACGCAATATCTGGCCGCCGCCGAACTGTTCGCTGCCGGTTTGACCCCGTTTCGCGACTTCCTCTATCTCCAGACGCCCTATCAGATCTATCTCTTCGGCCCGCTCTTCCACTTTTCCGACCATGGGTTGATGGCCGCGCGCTTCGTCTCGGGATTGATGGGTGCGGGCGTGATCGCCCTGGTCTTCGCCGCGCTGCGCGAGAGCGGGGTGGCGCGGCGCGAGGCGATGATGGCGGCAGGCGCGATCTGGTTCTGCCACGCCTTCCTGTTCGGGGTGACGGTGGTGCGCAACGATGCGCTGCCTGCGCTGTTGCTGGCGCTGGCCTTCTTCCTTGCCATGGGGGCCTTGCGACCCGACCGCGTGCATCGCCGCTATCGCTGGCTCGGCGCGGGGCTGGCGCTGGGCGCGGCGACGGGGACCAAGATCAGCTATCTTGCCATGGCGGGCGCCTTCGTCGGCTTCCCCGTCATCGCTGTCCTCTTGGGCGCGATGGGCGCGCGGCGCGCGCTGGCGACGATGTTGGTGACGGGAGCGGGCGTGACGTTGGCGCTCGTGCCGCTGTTATGGATCCGCGAAGGCGCGGCGGCGGCGTTCGATTATGGCAATTTCGGCTATCATGCCGAGGCGCCCTTCCTGTGGTACGGCGCCAATGGGCGCGAGCTCAAGCTGACATTGGGCATGAAGCTGCTCGATGGGTTTGTGACCCTGGCGCGAGGGCCCGCGCTGGCGGCGCTTATCCTCTACGCCGTGATTCGGATCCGTTCGCTGCGGCTGCGCGAGAAGCAGGCGCCGGCGCTGCTGCTGGTCGATCTCGCCATCCTCGCTGGGTTAGTCGCGACGCTGGCGCCGACGCCCATCCATCGCCAATATGCGATCCCGTTGTTGCCGCCGCTGTTCCTCGGCCTCGGGCTGGTGTGGCGGCGCCAGCGCGACCTGTGGCCGAGCGCTCGCTGGCCGCGCCGCCTGCTGGTGGCAGGGCTGGCCGTTGGGTTGATCCAGCCCCTCTACAATCTGTCGGCGCCGCTCTTCGAGAAGCCCACGCCGACGCTGGTGCGTGCCGAAGGGCAGCTTCTTGCCGACCTCGTCGCCGCCGAGGGCATCGAGGGCGAGATCGCCACGCTGAGCCCCGAGATCGTCGTCGGCAGCGGGCTGGCGCTCGATCCCGTCTTCGCGACCGGACCCTTTGCCTATCGTACTGCCGACATGATTGCCGTGGAGGAACGCGAGGCGCTCGGCCTCTTGTCGCCCTCGACGGTCAAGGCGCATCTCGCTCGCACCCGGCCCGCGGCGATCGTCACCGGCTATGAAGCGCGGCATACGATCGACCGGATCGGTCTGGAGGCGCCGATCGAGGCCTTTGCGCGCGAGGCGGGCTATCGGCGGGTCGAGAGCGGCGTGGGCGGCGCGGTCTTCTGGCTGCGCTCGCGGGCCGTCTCGACCGTGGCGCTGAACAGCGCGGCGGCACCACGAGCGCGACACGAGGCGTCTTGA
- a CDS encoding PilZ domain-containing protein produces MSDQMMETTLYSLGDETPSPDRADQRQGERHLTLYRVGSLMLGDRRELCLIKNISAGGMMIRAYCRIAEGDTLTVELKNGEPIAGRAIWTKGQNVGVEFDEKIDIIDILSTTMDGPRPRMPRIEVACPVTLYVDSQPIPARIEDISQGGVKIAIHHPLPRGGKDLGVALPGLAPIRASVRWQNDESAGITFNTLMPLGDLVGWLETQRAPVSKAS; encoded by the coding sequence TTGAGCGACCAGATGATGGAAACGACCCTCTACTCCCTCGGTGACGAAACCCCTTCGCCCGATCGCGCCGACCAGCGCCAGGGCGAACGGCACCTGACCCTCTATCGGGTCGGATCGTTGATGCTGGGCGACCGGCGCGAATTGTGCCTGATCAAGAATATCTCGGCGGGCGGCATGATGATCCGCGCTTATTGCCGCATTGCCGAAGGCGACACGCTCACCGTCGAACTCAAGAATGGCGAGCCCATCGCGGGCCGCGCCATCTGGACCAAGGGGCAGAATGTCGGGGTCGAATTCGACGAGAAGATCGACATCATCGACATCCTGTCGACGACGATGGACGGCCCCCGCCCGCGCATGCCGCGGATCGAGGTCGCCTGCCCCGTCACCCTCTATGTCGACAGCCAGCCCATTCCGGCGCGCATCGAGGATATCAGCCAGGGCGGGGTCAAGATCGCGATCCACCATCCGCTCCCGCGCGGCGGCAAGGACCTCGGTGTCGCGCTCCCCGGCCTCGCGCCGATTCGCGCCTCGGTGCGCTGGCAGAATGACGAGAGCGCGGGCATCACCTTCAATACGCTGATGCCCTTGGGCGACCTCGTCGGCTGGCTCGAAACCCAGCGCGCCCCGGTGTCCAAGGCGAGCTGA
- a CDS encoding PilZ domain-containing protein: MDQSNSPQNRKSPRSHLFMKAMIECAGRQSEVRLRNLSAEGALVEAEDLPVEGSELLFRRDGLSVPGRVAWCANGRAGIAFAQALEPEVVLRHVPSPKARATVKSNRPPVRSSQLSEGERRYAQDWIFGGPGASDD, encoded by the coding sequence ATGGACCAGTCGAATTCGCCGCAAAATCGCAAGAGCCCGCGCTCGCATCTCTTCATGAAGGCCATGATCGAATGTGCAGGACGCCAGAGCGAGGTGCGGCTGCGCAACCTGTCGGCCGAAGGCGCGCTGGTGGAAGCCGAGGACCTGCCGGTCGAGGGCAGCGAGTTGCTGTTCCGCCGCGACGGGCTGTCGGTGCCGGGCCGGGTGGCCTGGTGCGCCAACGGCCGTGCGGGCATCGCCTTTGCGCAGGCGCTCGAGCCCGAGGTGGTGCTGCGCCATGTCCCCAGCCCCAAGGCGCGCGCGACCGTGAAGTCCAATCGTCCGCCGGTGCGCTCGAGCCAGCTCAGCGAAGGCGAGCGGCGCTATGCGCAGGATTGGATCTTCGGCGGGCCCGGCGCCAGCGACGACTGA